A single region of the Lycium barbarum isolate Lr01 chromosome 2, ASM1917538v2, whole genome shotgun sequence genome encodes:
- the LOC132626680 gene encoding uncharacterized protein LOC132626680, with protein MDFVLQIPKIKMVSGIPSKLRIWLEDLDLRSRLAVTRRLRFLTSLFQITPDKHVIRALLQFWDPNRVVFKFKDFELIPTFKEISYFTSLKYQERGQIIPYSQSGKKFLRYLGLKNTKELRCFENNWVSLGYLYEKYGRQDGYKLFKKEFSCTPVHWQVRRPIVFAVALLGTLVFPREYGNISTCICSVARAFFEGVDGAQLTLVPMILAEILRALGKCKRGETNFFEGCNLLIQMWAMEHFYQCPNMADICFSESNKIGSFYERTKLFVSPVGINDWYEFLASRTGDQIRWKYPLLSRTTAYIRGRRLYYIELIGLKGLQPYAPVRVLRQFGIDQVIPLQANMSGSEILFGPDFKVPRAGQILDEWDNIDPISIGAGPAGGIPEYHACLQEDYGNIDPSLAGEPGFEDKGKTIWIRHSRLGAMVVTPEMWAQMANIMQYLGNAGAGPSNDGASSSFPPPA; from the coding sequence aTGGATTTCGTCCTTCAGATCCCCAAGATTAAGATGGTCAGTGGCATCCCAAGCAAGCTTAGGATATGGTTGGAGGATTTGGACCTGCGTAGTAGACTGGCTGTCACGAGGAGGTTGAGGTTCCTCACTTCATTGTTCCAGATCACTCCCGACAAACATGTGATCAGAGCGTTACTTCAATTTTGGGATCCAAATCGAGTTGTCTTCAAATTTAAGGACTTTGAACTCATACCCACATTTAAAGAAATAAGTTATTTCACTAGTTTAAAATATCAAGAGAGGGGTCAGATTATCCCATACAGTCAATCAGGAAAGAAATTTCTCCGCTACTTGGGGTTGAAAAACACTAAAGAACTCCGATGCTTCGAGAATAACTGGGTCTCTTTAGGTTATTTGTATGAAAAGTACGGTCGTCAGGATGGTTACAAACTGTTCAAGAAGGAATTCTCATGCACTCCCGTCCATTGGCAAGTTAGACGTCCCATTGTATTTGCTGTCGCCTTACTTGGGACTTTGGTATTCCCACGTGAATACGGCAATATCAGTACTTGCATATGTTCCGTGGCTCGAGCATTTTTTGAAGGAGTTGATGGCGCGCAACTCACTTTGGTTCCCATGATTTTAGCGGAAATACTTCGAGCTTTGGGAAAGTGTAAACGGGGTGAAACAAATTTCTTTGAGGGTTGCAATCTTCTCATCCAGATGTGGGCAATGGAGCATTTTTACCAATGTCCGAATATGGCAGACATATGCTTCAGTGAATCAAATAAAATTGGTAGTTTTTATGAAAGAACGAAACTGTTTGTATCTCCAGTTGGCATTAATGATTGGTATGAGTTCTTGGCTTCCCGAACTGGTGATCAAATCCGATGGAAGTACCCCTTGCTATCTCGTACCACGGCCTATATAAGAGGTAGGAGGCTTTACTATATTGAGCTTATTGGGTTGAAAGGACTCCAGCCATACGCTCCGGTACGCGTACTTCGACAGTTCGGTATAGATCAAGTAATCCCTCTCCAAGCTAATATGAGTGGTTCTGAAATCCTTTTTGGGCCAGACTTCAAAGTTCCTAGAGCTGGCCAAATTCTCGATGAATGGGATAATATTGATCCAATAAGTATTGGGGCTGGACCGGCAGGAGGTATCCCAGAATATCATGCATGCCTGCAAGAAGACTATGGTAACATAGATCCTAGCCTAGCAGGCGAACCAGGATTCGAGGATAAAGGGAAGACAATTTGGATAAGACATTCTCGCTTGGGGGCCATGGTTGTCACTCCCGAGATGTGGGCTCAAATGGCGAATATAATGCAGTATTTGGGAAATGCGGGAGCAGGGCCTAGCAATGACGGAGCATCATCTTCATTTCCGCCGCCAGCGTGA